In Deltaproteobacteria bacterium, one genomic interval encodes:
- a CDS encoding PilZ domain-containing protein has protein sequence MIDDNELVERREYKRLQLKGDGVALLRTSSLHSTIVGEIIDISTGGVAFRYIAGDEQFNGSSELSLVSADHSFYLGNLPIKTISDLEMAKFPFGSVSTRRRGVKFGNLKQSQNFALEHFMRNYTISEA, from the coding sequence ATGATCGACGACAATGAGCTAGTTGAACGAAGGGAATACAAACGACTCCAGCTCAAGGGCGATGGAGTTGCCTTGCTCAGGACTTCATCCCTTCATTCCACCATAGTCGGCGAAATCATAGACATAAGCACCGGTGGGGTTGCATTTCGCTATATTGCCGGCGATGAACAGTTTAACGGGTCATCTGAGTTAAGCCTGGTATCGGCCGACCACAGTTTTTATCTGGGTAACCTGCCGATCAAAACCATTTCCGATTTGGAAATGGCCAAATTTCCTTTTGGGTCTGTGTCAACAAGACGACGTGGTGTAAAATTTGGGAATCTGAAGCAAAGCCAGAACTTTGCGCTCGAGCATTTCATGCGCAACTACACCATCAGCGAGGCCTGA
- a CDS encoding PilZ domain-containing protein — protein MKQPVQQSDDAAVRARLAELISNMSDVQRQDLLSTLEDWPRRLQRKHPRKDCHMAVDYTAGDRTFKDFIRNLSAGGAFIETRTPFSIGQEMTLTFSHANNSKPIKITGEIVWTGTLGIGVKFKTPNQDLELLIKSLY, from the coding sequence ATGAAACAGCCCGTCCAACAGTCGGACGATGCCGCTGTCAGGGCTCGTCTAGCCGAATTGATCAGCAACATGTCTGATGTCCAGAGGCAAGACCTCTTGAGCACCCTGGAGGATTGGCCACGCAGACTCCAAAGGAAACATCCCAGGAAAGACTGCCACATGGCCGTAGACTACACTGCCGGGGATCGTACCTTCAAAGATTTCATACGCAACCTCAGCGCTGGCGGGGCCTTTATTGAAACCCGCACGCCATTTTCCATTGGACAGGAGATGACTCTGACCTTTTCGCACGCCAACAACTCAAAACCAATAAAGATCACCGGTGAAATCGTCTGGACCGGCACGCTTGGAATCGGCGTGAAGTTTAAAACGCCAAACCAAGACCTGGAGTTGCTGATCAAATCCCTCTATTGA
- a CDS encoding DUF4389 domain-containing protein: MDATEATIVLSRKKIAIRLLYTVFFVIVLEILKTIIQVAVLFQYVYLFITQTYCNPVIAFSNKVSVYAYRVMRYITLNENMHPFPFSDFPKETDPPEPDVDFK; the protein is encoded by the coding sequence ATGGACGCTACAGAAGCAACCATCGTACTATCCCGCAAGAAGATCGCCATCCGTCTCCTTTACACTGTATTTTTTGTCATCGTCTTGGAGATCCTCAAAACGATTATCCAGGTAGCCGTTCTGTTTCAGTATGTATACCTTTTTATCACACAGACTTACTGCAATCCGGTAATAGCGTTTTCCAATAAGGTTTCGGTCTATGCTTACAGGGTCATGCGATACATCACGTTGAACGAGAACATGCACCCTTTTCCTTTTTCCGACTTCCCGAAAGAAACAGATCCACCCGAACCAGATGTCGATTTCAAATAG